The region tgtgtctctgcgtgcgtgtgtctctgcgtgcgtgtgtgtgtctctgcgtgcgtgtgtctctgcgtgcgtgtgtctctgcgtgcgtgtgcgtgtaagCAGTATGAGCCTGCCCTCCAGTGCTCAGTCCTGTCCCTGCCCCCCCTTCTCTCCTTGAAGGGCCCTGCGGACGCCCTGGGCATCAGCATTGCCGGGGGTAAGGGCAGCCCCCTGGGCGACATTCCCATCTTCATCGCCATGATCCAGGCCAACGGCATGGCAGCTCGGACACACAAACTCAAGGTGGGCTGCTGACCCCCTTCCCTCTGCCCTGTTTCCTTGCTCTTCCTCATCTCATCTCCTTCATCCTCTCTGTCCTCCCTATCCTGCTGTCTCTCCTctatcctcctcttcctcaccttcttcctttcctttctccaTCATCTGATGGAGGACTCAGCGGTATCACATTATACTCATCTCTCTGTAAATCTGCTCCATGTAAGGCCGTATTCTGGGTCTCTAGACGCGTGCTGAGGGTGCAGGTCTTCTGGTCCAGATGTTTTGCTGCATCCCCCTCTCCCTCGCTCAGATAGGCTGTTCCTCCTGCCGCTTTGGCCAATCGAGAGAGAGTGACCGGTCGCCATGGCTGTGCTCCTGCACAATGATCCAATGCTTCGTGGCCCTGCCCCCACAGGTGGGCGACCGGATTGTGAGCATCAACGGACAGGCGGTGGAGGGCCTGTCGCACGGCGAGGTGGTCAACATGCTGAAGAATTCCTTTGGCAGCATCAGCCTGAAAGTGAGGTTCCGGGACGGGATGggccgggggagggggcacaggagTGTCGTTATTATAACCCCGTGATCCATGCGAGACCAGCATGTCCACATGAACATGCTCTCCATCTTTCTCTCTTATCCCCAGATACTAACACAAGTGTAACACATCCatgtgacacacatacacacacacacacacacacactgacgctCGTACTCACTCCCTGGTccatcatacacatacagacgcaAGCACACTTGCTGTACGTGTCCGTCTACAGCTTACCCACACAATGACTCAGGCCCTGACAGAGTGTAAGAGACTCTCACACtcagatatacacacacacacacacacacacacaggggatgGCTCAGCTGACTTCAGACCAGTGTGTAGCCCATCAGGTCGTAATCTACGAGCTCCCTGGTTCTCAGAGCGACCAGCAGAAGCTCCCTGTTTAATGGCGTGGTTTTGTCTGAATTTCTAAGCCAGaaacaacataattcaggcTCCTAAATGAGTCCTCTTTCGACTTAACTGACCTGTCCTCCCAGCTTCCAAGCAATTAGCAgcactgtgtgtagatgtgTGTTCAGTATAGCGTGTTCATGAATGTGTGTTCAGTACTGTGTGTATGTTCTTCCCTGTGTATATTCAGTACAGTGTGCgtttttcagcattttctgtgtgtgtgtgtgtgtgtgtgtgtgtgtgtgtgtgtggactttcTTCATCCCGCCATAGCTGCGCCCGCAAGCCTCGGCATTtctacccccccccatccatggccggcgtgcgtgtgcatgtgcgcGGTAGGGGCGCGTCCCCGCGGCGCTCGATGGGCCTGCTTGGTGAGGGCTGCGTCGCCAGGACCCGCCGCTGAGACGCGCGGCTATCAGCCGCCTGCAGCCGCCTGCGTTGGGCGCGTGCTGCCAGATAATCCTGCGCGTTTATGCAAATGAGCCGTTATCAGCGCCGCTCCAGGAGGAGTACGCCAGGCTTTAAAAccgggagggggggcggggggggcatgTCTGCCAGCCGCTGATTACAGCACCGAGGAGACCAATTACTGTTTACTGCTCTAGCAGACACACgcgaacacaaacacacacacacacacacacacacacacacacacacttacagtgTATATGTACATGGGCAAGCAAGCTCGCCAGCAAGCAGATAGAGCAGTGTGCTCAAActcacccatatatatatacaccttatcacacacacacaccccgtaTATACACCCCTTCACACGaacaccctgtgtgtgtgtatgtatgtacgtgtgtgtgtatatatatatataatatgtgtgtgtgtgtgtgtgtgtgtgtgtgtgtgtgtatatatatatacacacacacaccatatcaCACGTAtatctcatatatatatatatatatatatatatatatattacacgcACACACTAtatctcccacacacacacccagtatACACTATATTGTCAaacgtattgggacacctgccttcaTCGtgacagcttcaactcttctgggaaggctgtccacaaggtttaggagtgtgtttatgggaatttttgaccattcttccaggagagaatttgtgaggtcaggcactgatgttggattaGAAGACCTGACTCGCAGTCTCCGCTCTAATTCATCTCAAAGGTGTTTCtgttgggttgaggtcagggccctgtgcaggccagtcaagttcctccacaccagacttgctcacccatgtccttatggaccttgttttgtgcgtttgtgtgcagtcatgttggaataagaaggggccatccccaaagtGTTCCCagaaagttgggagcatgaaattgtccaaaatggctttgaatgttgcagcattaagagttcctttaactggaactaaggggccaagcccaacccctgaaaaacaaccccacaccataatcccccctccaccaaactttacacttggcacaatgcagtcaggcaactacagttctcctggcaaccagcaaacccagactcatccatcagatttccagacagagaagcatgattggTCACTCCAGAGAATATATCTTCACTGCtgtagagtccagtggcagtgtgctttacaccactgcatccgacgctttgcattgcacttggtgatgtaaggcttggatgaagctgctcagccatggaaacccattccatgaagttctctgcgcactgttcttgagctaatctgaaggccacacgaagtttggaggtctgtagctactgactctgcagacagttgtcgacttctgcacactgtacacctcagcatgcgttgtccccgctGTGTGATCTTACATGGCCTACAActtcgtggctgagttgctgtcgttcccaattgcttccactttgttagaAAACCACTAACacttgaccgtggaatatttagaagtgaggaaatttcacagacttattgcacagatggcatcctatcatggtaccatgcttgaattcactgagctcctgagagtgacccattctttcacaaacatttgtagaagcagtccgCAAGCCTAAGTGCTTGAGTTTATACACCTGTaactatggaagtgattggaaaaCCTGAATTCAATAATATggagaggggtgtcccaataccttTGTTAGGGTGTATATACACACTACATTATCACACAAGCACACcccatatacatacacaccatattaacacacacacacaccatattatacatacacacaccctgATATATACACACCATATCACACACAGAGATGTACACACACCCACtatcccacacacacatacctgcaTATACACATGCATTATGTATATATACCCTAAGAGAAAGACACCCTTAAACCATGCAGCCTATACCCACTGAGATCCGCATCCCCAGTGTTCCCCCTCTACATCCGAATGTCCCTACCCacttgccccccctcccagagcGCCATAACTTGCTGCCCCCGTCTACAGCATCCTCCTGAAGAAGCTGTGTCAGGCAGATAAGGCAGAGCCATGGCCGTGGGGGCTGACCTGCCCCCCAGGCCTGTGTGCCACTCCATATTAGACCTCGATCTGCCACTGCTCTTCCACCTCCAATCCTCCCACTGTGCAgtaaaatttcatttttgttaatatttcCATGACCTCTTTAGTCCCTGCAGCAGACACATAAAATACGGTTGGCTGTGTCTCCTGCACGACGACGGGGGTGTGAATGAGGAGTCTGTCTCCAGCCTCCTGCTTGCCGGTCCTGTTGTCTGGGTGCTGGGTTCGAAGCTGCCGCAGAGGTGTGGCAGGGCATGCAGCCCTGCGTGTGCGTGAGCCAGTGAGTGTGACGTGTCAGTCTGTACTTCTGCCCCCAGGTCATCGCAGACACCAACATCAGTGCCATCGCCAGTCAGGTGGCAGCTTGTCCAGCGGCGCCACCCCCCCCAGCGTGCCGGAAGCCCCGGCAGGCCAGCCCCAGTAAGTGTTgtgtcccaccccccctccccctcaccgATGCCCCTCCGTCGTACCACCGGCCACCCTGATGCTCTGTGTGCCTGCCCCCCAATCCCGCAGGAcaccacagcccaaaaacatcaccctggagaaggGCTGCGATGGCCTGGGCTTCAGCATTGTGGGGGGGTATGGAAGCCCCCCACGGAGACCTCCCCATCTACGTCAAGACTGTCTTCTCCAAGGCATGTAGTTCTCTCGTCCCAAGCTTCACGCTCACACAGTGTCCTCCATGACTGCGGCCTCACTCTGCCTCACAGGGTTAAAGCCCATGTTCTCGTGCAGGCAGGACAGCAGAGAAGCTCTCTCGCCTAACCCTCCAACCTTCCCCAGTCAGTTTTTATGAGAATGCCCATGACCTTAAGACAGGGAGCTCCAATTATACAATTATACAGTGTAAACCAAACCATTTAGAGTCAAACATTTAATAAATATCAATTCCTAAATATCAGGGTGTCAGATATTCTTAAATGTCAAGTATCAAATACAAAAGatttaaataaaattgcattgatCCAAGTGgttaaatataaaaatctaCTGTACAATCGTTATGCAGTCACAGGTGGTCACTTCTGAGTAGTTGTCGTTATCTTATCTTTAATAAAATGTGCCATTATTCCCCGTTTGTTCTATAAATAATTGGAGAATAATGTTTTTTGCTTGGATTGAGCCAACTTTCAAGTTTTgaaacactttacttgaaaTACAAATTTGAACATTTGGGCAGAAAAGACAGGAATTTACAAATGTCTTATGCTTTCAATGCAAAAGTTGAAAATATGGATGGGGATTAACAGCATAAGAAGTATTAGTCCATGTGAAATTAAATTAGTCCTCTTTCAGATAAATGTATAATTTAATCAGAAAGTTTTCTAACTCAACTactgtattttaattaaatttagcTTGTTCTTCTGTTCCTCTCTGAAAATTTAtacgagttttttttttttcctttttcttttccatACATAATCCATACAATGGAAACTACCCTCCACGTTTTGCAGTTTGGTGATGCTATTTCTGTGtctcacctgcagggggcagcagccaTGGATGGGCGCTTAAAGCGAGGGGATCAGATTCTGTCCGTGAACGGCGAGTGCCTGGATGGGGTGACACACGAGCAGGCAGTGGCTGTGCTGAAGCGCCAGAGAGGGACAGTTACACTGGAGGTCCTGACCTAGCTaacgcccctcccccacccctactGACTGGGAGCTATGGGCCATGAAGGGGATGTGGGGTGGGGTAGCGAGGGAGAGAGCACGGGGACTGGAGGAGTTCTAAGATGGGCAGAGCCTGGCCCAGTTTTCTCACTTCACCTGTTCTTCCAAAAGAGGAGCTTAGGTTGGCCTGAAGGATTATGGGATATGCGTTGCTCCGGAAGGTACCACTGAATTGGGATTGTGGAGTGTGCAGGACGTGTCCTTGTCCCTTTTTTATCACAATTTTTAACTCCGTGAGTGTAGGAGAGCTGTCAGGATGAGGAGGGTGATCCGATCAGGACCCTGCATGGTGCCATACAGTCCTGCGGTCAGGACTGTGGCCTGCCAGGtctgtcagatgtgtgtctgaaAATCACCAGCCCACTGAAATGCTCACGCAGCCTAGGTCTGTGCAGCCTGGAGGCCTGGGTGGTGCGCCGGAGTGTGGACCGAACCTGTCACGTGGTCACCGAGGGACTGAGGACACCAAGGCACAGGACTCCAGCAGCTTGTGAGATGCTCCCTGCCCTCGTCTCTTCATCACCGGGGGGAGACAGGAACCTGCTCACACTCATCCAGATGCTGCTTCTTCTCAAAGCGCcgcattctgattggctgggcagAAGCCTGGCCTCTGCAACGTCACATTCATTCACCAGAAGACAAGTCGGTGTGCGGTAAATAGAGTGCCAGGCTGCAGAGGTTTTAGGATTGGGTCTCCCTATGGTGCCACTTGTTCCGTGTCCTGAACCTTAAAGCAACATTCAGCATAGAAAAACCTTGAGTTTAATTAAAAATGGAGTAAATGCTGATTGATTCCAAGTAGCAGTTTCGCTAAGCCTCGTCTTTCACATGCCTCATGCCATTTGTGTTGGTACGTTTGCCCGCTGTGTCCAGCGGTCTGCCTCCATTTGTCTCCCCTCTCGTGCCTGAATCTCTCCGGTGCTGATGACATCCCACCTTGTCTGTAGTCGCTGGCCTGTGGTTCTGCATGGGCTTCGGATTTCGAGGGTCTGGTTCCCAGAAGGCATCTTCCCTTGGGAAAGCTGAGATCTGGGATCCGGACTACACCGGGACAAGCATTACCAGAATGCACCCAGCTCTGCTGATGTTTACCACGTACCAGGGGACTGTCATACACATACCAGCTGTGCTGAAGCATTTGGCCTGTCTGCCCCTCTATCTGATGCCTCTAGTTTGATTGGTTATTGCGTTGCTATGGAAACCAGCCCTGTAACTTACTGCATTCTTCATAACCAATCCTGGAGTCTGTCCCTTGAAAATGACATCAGAGTTGCATTGTGTTAGTTAGGCCTTCCCTGTCATGTTTTTATTCTGTCCAGATGCTGGTTCCCTTCCCAGCATCCTCCGGTTGTCTGCAGGCCCGTTCCTGAGACCCGTCCACCATCTTGACTGCTGAGTGTCGGATCTCGTGTCCAGCACAATGTCTGTTgcttgtgtctttttctttctgTCCGTTGAGAAAAAgtagtaggtgtgtccagcccGATGGTGAAGTTAGGAGCCGTGCACCGAATCCTCTAACCCAGAACGCAGTATTCAGAGCTTCTCAGACCTTTCAGTGACGGAGTGCTGTCCCCTGTAGTGCCATAGAAGGGTCTCTTTTTGTACCTGTCGGCCAATCGATGTAGAATGTCTTCACATCCAAAGAAAATGTTAAAATCACTTAACGCTGTAATAAAAGACACGATGCACACGTGATCTTCGGCTGTGGAGTGGTCATGACTCTCAGCTTTGCGGTTTAATCATACATCCCATAAGGCTCTTTTCTGGCCACAGCATACATCACACCACTGAAATGATTAACTGTCCAATCATTGCATGGCTGTTGGTCAGTCGGTTATTAACTCCTGTGGACTGAGTTCTAGTTTACGCCTTCAAACCTCAGGCTCAGCAGAAACATTCTCCTTTACTCAGCACAGCATCTGGGTAATAATTCACCCTTATGTCCCTTTCTATTGgtacaggatttttttttctgaggtgGAATGTAAGCGCAAGAACAAATGCACAAAAGTGAGGTGTGCACGCGTTTAACCTTTAATGCCGTGGTCAAAGACTGGTTTTCTCACAGAAATAGAATAAGTGAATTTCAACATATAAAAAAATAGACAAAATTGCACAAGAACAGTAACTCAGTGCTATTAGATCACCAACACACTGCATTTAAAAAGAACGAGAGATTCGATGAGGGATATTTTAGCTGTGTTAAGCTGTGACTCTCCTGTGTCGTCGGTGTGGTTTTCAGTCGTCTTCGGCTGGGGTTTCGCTGTTTGCCAAAACCTACAGATTTCTGCTTCCTCAGTCTGCCACCAGCACCAGGCAAAACTGTTAGATATATGCTAAGTAGCGGCACTTGTACCAAAGACAGCGAGACACACTGGGAGACAGTGGTCAGGTGGGCTGACGGACAGTAAGCCCCTATTGGTGGCTGGGTGTCACATGGCGGTGATGATCACTCCCTTCCCCTCTGCAGCTATGTTATCAAAGGCATTGTCATATTCATCACTCCTGGAAAACAGACATGCAGAAAGCACGTGTCAGAACAAGGCCTGCAGCCCACCGCCTGATCCGCGCTCTGTGTGACCTTTAGGGTCTTGTTGAGTCATCACATTCACACACTGTGTAGACATTAGTAACCCAGGAAGTACTTCAGTGTaagtaaacaaaacaaaatggcGGATTTCGCAATGTTTTGTCGTTATGGCAGCCTTACCTGACCATATTCAGGTTCGTGTTGCACATGGAGTCGTTAGTCCTGCTGTAGTCTTTGCCCTGGGCCGCTTCCTCCTCATTACTAAGAGAAGTAGGCAGCATATTAACCGTGTGCTTCCTGACAAGGAGATGTTCATGGTGCTGGATGATGTGAACCACATGAACATTAGCACTGCTCTCCTGAAGGGTGACATCATAACTGTatccttaagccccccccccccccccccagctctgtcCCTCAGGTtgacaatccatcctacagTTTTCCTCTGGCTACTTCATAATGACGCAGTCAGCTGTGCTTGCACATcgctgtgatttttttcttcttgtaaAACATTGAGATGCTCTGGGCTTCTTGGTGCGCAACCACATTTCCTTACGCTTCCACGTGGCGTGTTACCTGGAGTCCCCGCACCACGCCTTCTTCACAAGGAAGACCACGAAAACCAGGAAGAGGAAGACGGTCACTGCCATTATCCCGGTCATCCAGGGCTTCAGCACCCGCTGCTCCCTGTCTGGGAGGCAGGTACAGAGGTAGAGGTGCCAGCTGTCTCATATACCAGCTAtgagcctgtctgtgtgtgtgtgtgtttgctgcaTTCACCTGCATTCACAGATAACCTCTCTGCTGTGTCCTCTTAAAAACTGCTCTAGCCCTTCAGCAAAGACCACGTTTCCCGCCTGTGGTCCATAACCCGCTCTCTAAACCCCAGCCGTGCTGATTTAAAAGTGGCtgggtgtctctctctctctcttcctctgatAACTTTGACCCAACCGGAGATGCATCTACTCAGTCTGCTTCACCCAACATGCCtgaaaaacggggatttaaccTTCAGCAGAGAACTAGAGAACAAAAACAATGATGCAACAGCAGTTAAACTATACATTTGCAGTTTTCTGAAGTGGTGTGTTGCTCTGCATAGTTCTGAGCAGTGGTAGCAGTACaggatttaccccccccccccccccaattagctACCACAAATGTGAGCCAAACGAACCCCGTACCATCGTCATGCGCAGCGTCTTCTGTAAGAACCTGACTTAAATCGCATTTCTCGAGGTAGCCATGACAATGTGGACTGTAATGGAGGTTAGGGTTCAGGAAGCCGAGCTATGGGGGCCTTCCCCCCCCTACCTT is a window of Brienomyrus brachyistius isolate T26 chromosome 15, BBRACH_0.4, whole genome shotgun sequence DNA encoding:
- the pdzk1ip1 gene encoding PDZK1-interacting protein 1, with product MIPLHSLRRVCAARTIISDFGLPQDSLEIMMKATTAVPLLLLLLQGRATAQEDREQRVLKPWMTGIMAVTVFLFLVFVVFLVKKAWCGDSSNEEEAAQGKDYSRTNDSMCNTNLNMVRSDEYDNAFDNIAAEGKGVIITAM